AGCTCGAAAATGTCTGGAAGCTTGTCGACGCACAAAACACGATCAAGAAGATCGACCCGAAGACGGGCGAGTTGATCGGTCGCAACGAGCCCGAGATCGGCAAGACGAAACTGCTTTGTCCGTGGCTGCTTGGCGGACGCAGCTGGAACCATGGCGCCTATAGCCCCCAGACCGGCTACTGGTATACGAATACCATGGAGGCCTGCAATACGGTGACCTCCAAGAAGGACGACCCAAGCTCCCTGAAGGCGATAAGCGCGTTGGCGCTTGGCGCCGCCGATCTGGTGACGAAGGCGCCGCCCGGCGGCAAGCCGCTCGGCCGGCTTGTCGCGGTCGATCCGGTGACCGGCGCCAAGAAATGGAGCGTCGATTACGACATCCCGGCTCTCGGCGCCGTACTCGCGACTGCCGGCGGCTTGGTCGTGAATGGCGACGTCGAAGGCGACATCCATTTCTATTCCGCGAAAACCGGCAAAGAGCTTTGGCATTTCAACGCCGGCTCTGGCGTCCGCGGCGGCCCGATCAGCTATTCGGTCAAGGGCAAGCAATATATCGCGGTTCCGACCGGTCTCGGCTCGGCCGCGGTCGGCTTCATGGCGAGGGCCTTTCCGAAGGTGACGACCTTGCCTGCAGGCGCCGCGCTCGTCGTCTTCGCCCTGCCGTAAGCCAATCCGATGAATAACCTTGGGGCGGCGACCGTCGCCGCCCCGCATGATCGAAGAGCGAAAAATGGTTCGCACGAAAATCCTGCCCGTCCTTTTCTGCCTGACGACGCTGTCTGGCGCGGCGCGCGCGGAAAACAAGCCGCCGTTCGACCTGAACGACCCCAAGCGGATCGAGATGGGCAAACTACGCTTTGAAACCTCCTGTGCTGGCTATTGCCACGGTTTCGACGGCGTAGGCGGGACCGCGCCCGCCTTCAAGGCCCGCGGCGACGATCTCGATCCCAACTACGCCTTCGAAACCATCACCAATGGACGCAAGGGCCATCACGCGGTGATGCCGCGTTGGGGCGGCGCCTACACGCCCGAGCAGATCTGGGAACTCGTCGCCTATCTGGAATTCCTGGCTAAAGAGAAGCCTGACCAAAAGAACTGATCCTATTGTCGGAGGGGGAAACATGAAAACGACGAAAATGAAATTGCGCCGTCTCGCGCTGGGTGCGGGCTTGACGGCTCCTTTTGCGGCATGTGCGCCCGCGCAAGCGTCCGACATCACTTTCGCGGTGATCGGTCCGCAGGAATACAATCTCCCCGTCAACTTCCAGCCGTTCAACGTCTTCGTCCAATATGGCGAATACAACAGCCAGGCGCAGGCCTGGAGCCCGTTGGGCGGTCTCTATCCGACGACCAACAGCAATCTTTTCGTCGGCCTGTCGAAATATGTCCGCTTCTTCACTCTCGACGGCTTGCCCAATGTCGGCCTCGCCTACGAGATCATCGTGCCAGAAGTGCTGGTCACTCTACCCGGCGGCAGCGTCGGCGGAATCGGCGATCCGCTGACCGGTCCCGCGGTCTGGATCAAGCCGAACTCGAACAGCACCTTCGGCGTGCAGAGCTTCGTCCAGTTTCCGGTCGGCAACACCGATGTCAGCAATCACTATTGGGCCAATTATTCGACGATCTTCTTTGACTGGCAGTCGACGCTGCTGAGCTTTACCGGCGACTCCGGCGCGGTTTTCCGCTCGATCCAGACCGCGCCGGGCGCGCCCCGCATCAACGAGGGAACGACGCTTTTCACCAACCTGCGGCTGGGCTGGAAAGCCACGAAATTCTGGGAGCCTTTCGTCGCTTTCGACTGGCAGACGACCGCCGCCGCCAATTATGCCAATGGCGGCGGCGTCGCGGCGCCCGCCAATGCGGAAACCGCGCTCGGCGTCGGCGTCATGGCCCATTTCTCCGATGCGGCGTCGCTTACCGTCCGGTATTCGCATGATATCCAGGGCTACAACACAATCGGCACCAATGGCGCCTATATGAAATTCGCCTACGTCTGGTGAAGGAACGCGCCCGAGGCTTGATCGGGCCTGGAACGATCGTCCTCCCTCCCCGTTCGTTTCGGTCTCGCATCATGAAATCCCGGCTTCGGCCGGGATTTTTTTGGGATTATCCATTTGAAAAATAAAGTATATGGCGTCCCGGAAGGGATTCGAACCCCTGACCTACGGTTTAGGAAACCGTTGCTCTATCCTGCTGAGCTACCGGGACGCGGGAGCGCGCTCTGCCTATCACAAATTTCTCCGCGAAAAAACCATGGCGCGCACAATCATGGTAAGCATTCGCGTCGTCGTTCGCCGCGCGGTCCTCATGCGCCTCATTCGTCGCGCCTTTGCCTGCCTGATCTGGTTTGCGGCGCCGGTTTGCGCCCGGGCCGCCGCCATGGACTGCCGCGGCGCGGGCGCGATCGAAACGGCGCGGCTTGGGCGGGTGGACGCGCGGCTCGACATCGTTTTCGCGGACGGCCGCGTGATTTATTTCCCCTCCATCGAGCCGCCGCGCGCAACGCCCGCCGAGCCGGGCCTGCCGCAGGAGGTCGCCCGGCAGTTGACGTCCTTGTTGCGCGACGGGACGCTACGGATGCAGGTCCTGGGCGCGGCGGACCGCTGGGGGCGCGTTCCGGCGCGGCTTTTCATCGCTGATTCGCGCGAATCAACGGACGAGACGCTCGTCGCCGCCGGTCTCGCCATGGTCAGCGCCGATCCCGGCGCCTGCGCCGAAGGCCCGAAGGCCGCCGAGGCCGAGGCGCGGGCCGCGAAACTGGGAATTTGGGCCGATCCGGCTTTTGCCGTGCTCTCGGGGGACGATGCGGCGGCCTTCGTGTCGCGCGGCGGGACTTTGGCCATCGTCGAGGGGCGGATACGCTCTATCGGTCACGGCTTCAGCCGGACTTATCTGAATTTCGCCGGCCGCCGCGGCGCCGCGCTCGTCATATCCAAGCGGAGCCGGCGAGCTTTCGAACGGGCCGGATTTGACGAGAAAAGCTTGAAAGGCCGCCGGGTCCGCGCGCGGGGCGTGGTGGAGATCGGCGCCTCGCCGCAAATCCAATTGTTCCATCCCGGCCAAATCGAGTTTATGGAAGAGGCGTCGCAGGCGGGCGCGCCCAAGAAGGAAGATTCGCCCTGAGCGGAATAGATTGGATTTCATTGCAGCGCCGGCCAGGGCGCAGGACCAGAGCGGCGGATTGATGGCGGCACGCAAGCGCAAAATGTCGCGACGGATTTTCGCTCCGCCGGCGGCCTCCGCGCTGGCGAGGCTCGCGGCGCTGACGCTGCTTTCCGGCTGCGCGACGCTGGAGCAGCAGGGCGTCCGGCCTCCGCCGCCGTCGCCGCCCATCGCCGCGCCGAAAGCGATCGTCGACACGCCGCAGCAGGCGGAGCGCAAGAAGCTCATCGCGCTTTACGGGGGCGAATATCAATGGCCCAAGGCGCAGACCTATCTCAATCAGGTTCTGATCCGGCTGGCGAAGGCGAGCGACACGCCGACCCAGCCCTATCGCGTCACCATCCTGAATTCGGCGGTGGTCAATGCGTTCGCGCTCCCCTCCGGCGACCTTTTCGTCACGCGCGGCCTGCTCGCTCTGGCCAATGACACGTCCGAGGTCGCCGCCGTCATGGCGCATGAAATCGCCCATGTCACGGCGCGCCACGCCTTGCTGCGGGCCGAGAAGGAAAAGACCGAGGCGGTGATCGCCCAGGCGGCGCGGGTCATCGAGAGCCGTCAGAAGGGCGACGAGGTTCAGGCGACGGCCGCGCGCACCATCGCCAGCTATTCCCGGTTGCAGGAGTTCGAAGCCGATCGTATCGGCATCACTGTCATTGCGCGCGCCGGCTACGATCCGTTCGGCGCGTCGCGCTTCCTCAGCTCTCTGGCGCGGTCGAGCCAGATGCGCGCCGAACTGATCGGGCAGAAGGACAGCGGCGCGCCGGATATTCTCGCGACCCATCCCTCGACGCCGGAGAGGATCGCGGCGTCGCTGCAGGTCGCACGCCAGTTCGGCGCGCCCGGAATCGGCGGCGTCGCGCGCCAGCCCTATCTCAACGCCATCGACGGCATGATTTTCGGCGACGATCCGGTGGACGGGGCGATTCGCGGCCGCAAATTCATCCATCCGCGCCTCGGCTTTTCCTTCGAGGCCCCCGAAGGCTATATGCTGGAGAATTCGGCGCAGGCGGTGCTCGGCGTCGCCGACGGCGGCGCCGAGGCCCTGCGCTTCGACAGCGTGCGCGCGCCGCCGGGCAAGACCCTCAAGGACTATCTGACCTCTGGCTGGATCGACGGCCTGGTCGCCTCGTCGATCCACGAAAGCGACGTCAACGGTCTGCCGGCGGTCTTCGCCGACGCCCGTGCGGGCGAATGGAACTTCCGCGTCGCCGTGATCGCCTTCAACGGCGACCTCTATCGTCTCATTTTCGCGATCAAGGCCATGACGCCGGAGGCCAGCCGGCGGTTCGACGAGGCTATCGCCAGCTTCCGGCCGATGACCGAGGAAGAGAAAAGGCTGGCCCAGCCGCTTCGCCTGCGCCTCGCCATGGCGGGTCCCGGCGACACCGCCGCGACGCTGGCTGCGAAAATGGTCCTCACCGATCGTCCGATCGAACAGTTCGAGCTTCTCAACGGCCTCGACAGCGACCAGGTTAAGCCGGGCGAGGACTACAAGATCGTCGCCTATTGAGCTTGCGGGAAGCAGAACGGCGGGGCAAATGCCCCGCCGTTCTTTGTTTTTGGCTTGGGAGGTTGGATCAGTAGTTGTAGGCGCGTTCGCCGTGGTCGGTGATGTCGAGGCCTTCGCGCTCCTTGTCGGGGGCGGGACGCAGGCCGATGATGAGATCGACGATCTTGTAGAGGATGGCCGAGCCGACGCCGGACCAGACGAGCGTGGTTCCGACCGCCTTGAGCTGCACGATCATCTGCGCCGCCATGTCGTAGGTTCCGGCGTTGTTGTGGGCGAAGTTGGTGTAGTCGGTGATGCCGACGCCGCCGAGCGCCGGGGCGATCAGGATGCCGGTCGCGAGCGCGCCGGTGATGCCGCCGATGCAATGCACGCCGAACACGTCGAGCGCGTCGTCATAGCCGAACTTCTCCTTCACCGTCGAGACGAAGAACAGGCAGATCGGCGACACGACCAGGCCGAGAACCACCGAGCCCATCGGGCCGGCGAAGCCCGAGGCCGGCGTCACCGCGACCAGGCCCGCCACCGCGCCCGAGATCATGCCGAGCAGCGAGGGCTTGCCCTTGAACGCCCATTCCGTGAACATCCACGAAATAGCCGCCGCCGCCGTCGCCACCATGGTGTTGACGAAGGCCAGCGCCGTCACGCCATTGGCCTCGAGGTTCGAGCCCGCGTTGAAGCCGAACCAGCCGACCCACAGCAGCGAGGCGCCGATCATCGACATGGTCAGCGAATGGGGAGCCATCTGCTCCTTGCCGTGGCCGATGCGCGGCCCGATCATCAGCGCGCCCACCAGGCCCGCGATGCCGGCGTTGATATGGACGACCGTGCCGCCGGCGAAGTCGAGCGCGCCCAACTGGAACAGCTTGCCGGCGTCGAGATTGACCGCGTCAAGCTTGGCCTGCGCCGCCGCCTTGGCCGCGTCGCCGGAAGCCGCCGCAAGCGCCTTGGCGGCGTCGCCGACCGCGTCCGGGCCCGCCCAGTACCACACCATATGGGCGATCGGGAAATAGATCACCGTCACCCACAGCAGCACGAACAGCATCACCGCCGAGAATTTGATGCGCTCGGCGAAGGCGCCCACGATCAGCGCCGGGGTGATCATGGCGAAGGTCATCTGGAACACCATATAGGCGTATTCCGGGATGACCACGCCGTTCGAGAAGGTCGCCGCGGTCGAGTTGGCGTCCACGCCCTTCAGGAAGATCTTGGAAAAGCCGCCGACGAAGTCGTTGAGGCCGCCGCCATTGGTGAAGGCTTCCGAATAGCCGTACAAAACCCAGATCACGCCAACCATCGAGACGATGGCGAAGACCTGGGCGAGCACCGACAGCATGTTCTTGGTGCGCACCAGGCCGCCGTAAAACAGGGCAAGGCCGGGAATGGACATCATCAGAACGAGCGCGCTCGAGACCAGCATCCAGGCGGTGTCGCCCTTGTTCGGCACGGGCGCCGGCGCGGCGCCCTGCGCATGAGCCGCGCCGGCGCACAGCGCCAGCCCGGCCAGCGCGAGGCCGAGCGTCTTAAGCCCGGTTCGGCGGGGGGGAATGGAAAGCATCATTTACTCCTGAAGACAGAGAGGGGAATTAGAGCGCGTCGGAATCGCGTTCGCCGGTGCGAATGCGGATCGCCTGTTCGAGCGGGCTGACAAAGATCTTGCCGTCGCCGATCTGCCCGGTGCGCGCGGCGCTGGAAATGGTCTCGACCGTCTTGGCGGCCAGGTCCGCCGGAACCGCAACCTCGATCTTCAGCTTCGGCAGAAAGCTCACGGCGTATTCCGCCCCACGGTAAATCTCCGTATGGCCCTTCTGCCGGCCATAGCCCTTGACTTCCGTCACCGTCAGGCCGTGCACGCCAACGCCCGTCAACGCGTCGCGCACCTCGTCCAGCTTGAACGGCTTGATAATAGCCATCACGATTTTCATCTCTTTTCCCTGTTTTCTCGCGAATCAAAGGAGTTCGCGTTCGAGGCGGGCTCGCCCGGCCGCTTGGCCATTGGCGGGGGCGGACCATCAAGGAACGTGCCAGAATCGTGCTAAGGCTATTACATTGATAATAATGGATAAAAATATGAATTGTGACGAAACCCGCGCGTCAATGCGGCAAGGCGCCGAAAAATAGGCGCCGCGAGTCGGAAGATGCAAATTTATGCCTAAAAAATAATCATAATTGGGCAAAGTTCGGGCCCGGCGCCGTCTTCAACCGGATCAGGCCTTCCTGCGCGACGGAGGCGATCAGCGCGCCGCTGCGCGAATAGAGGGCGCCTCGGCTGAAACCCAAAGCTCCGGAGGCGTTGGGACTGTCCTGCACATAAAGCATCCATTCGTCGGCGCGAAACGGTCGGTGCAGCCACAAAGCGTGGTCAAGGCTCGCCGCCTGGATGCCGGGATGGAATACGGATCGGCCATGGCGGATCAGCGACGTGTCGAGCAGGGTCATGTCGGAAAGATAAGCGAGGGCGGCGCGATGGATAGCAGGGTCGTCGGGCAGGGCCGCCGAGGTTCGGACCCAGACCTTTTGCTGCGGATCGGCCTCGGCGCCGCGGGAGATATAGCGGCCGGCTTCGACCGGGCGCATCTCGATCGGCCGCTCGCGCTGGAAATAGCGGCGCACCGGCTCCGGCATGAATTCCCCGAAACGGGCGAGGAATTCGCCTTCGTCCGGCAAATCCTCGGGCGGAGGCGCGTCGGGCGGCGCAAAGGCGTGATCGAGACCGCCCGACTCGGGATTGTGAAACGAGGCGGCCAGGGTGAAGATGATCCTGCCGTGCTGGATCGCCTGGCAGCGCCGGGTCGAAAAGCTGCGCCCGTCGCGCAGGCGCTCGACCTGATAGACGATCGGCGTCGCCGGGTCGCCGCCGAGCAGAAAATAGGCATGCAGCGAATGGGCGACCGCTTTTTCTACGGTGCGTTGCGCCGCGACCAACGCCTGGGCGATGACCAGTCCACCGAAGACGCGCTGCCAGCCGACTTGAGGGCTGCGCCCCCGAAACAGGTTCTCCTCGATCCTCTCCAGGTCGAGAATTTCGAGAAGATCGGTAATCGCCTTCGACATTCTGGGCTCGGCGCGAGAGAAACCCGCGCGTCGCGGCCGCGAAGGGCGGGAACGGTTTAGATTGGAACGCTTTTTCCGGGCCGGGTCAAGCGCCGCCGCGACTCGCCGCCGCAAATCTTGGCTTTACAGCGCGTCGCCGCCGGTCTCGCCGGTGCGGATGCGGACGGCCTGCTCGACGGGGCTGACGAAGATCTTGCCGTCGCCAATATGGCCGGTATTGGTCGCCTCGCGAACGGCCGTGATGACCTTATCGACCATGGCGTCGCGAACGACCATGTCCAGGCGCAGCTTCGGCAGGAAAGTAACGAAATATTCCGCGCCGCGATAGATTTCCGCATGGCCCTTTTGGCGGCCGTAGCCCTTGGCTTCGGTGACGGTCATGCCCTCGACGCCCAGAGCGGACAGCTGTTCGCGGACGTCGTCGAGCTTGAAGGGCTTGATGATGGCGGTGATGAGTTTCATTTTCTTGCCACAGAAAAAACGGACTCACAGGAATGTGACATTCTTCTGTGCCATTCATCGCCAATTTGCACAAGACGTTGGCGCCGTCTCTCCGGCCTGTCAAATAGTCGCGCCTTCCGCTTGGGCGGCCCGCCTAAAACGGCGGCGTCACTCCTCGATCCTTCGCGCCTCCTCTGGGAGCATGATCGGAATGCCGTCGCGGATCGGATAGGCGAGATGGGCGGCGAGCGAGACCAGTTCGTTGCGTTCGCGGTCGTAGCGCAGAGTGGTTTTGGTCAGCGGGCAGACCAGGATTTCGAGCAGGCGCGGATCGACTCCCGCAGCCTCTGCGGCCGATTTCGGGGCGCCTTCCGGCTTGGCCGTCGGGTCGTTCATGCGCGGTCCTTTCACTGCAGGGGTTTGGTGGCCTTGAGGGCGCGCGACAGCGCCACTTCGCCGAGCGCCAGCAGCAGGTCGGCGCGCGCCAGCAGCCCGGGCGCCTCCAGCAAGGCCTGTTTCTCCGCATGATCGAAGGGGCCGATCATCGCGAAAACCGAGATCATGTCGGCGTCGGGCATGGATTCGACGTCGTTGCGCGCGATCTCGAGCCGTAGCGCCTGGGCAAGGTCGAAGGCGACTTCGTTGAGCGCCGCTCTCTGTTTCGCCGGCACGGAATTGTCAGAGACGAAATCTTCAGGAAAGGCGCCGAAATCCACCCAGGCTTCCCGGTAGGGCTTGTCCGTATCGACCTCGGACACAATGCGAAAGCGCGAAATGCCGCTCAATATGACGAAATAACGCCCGTCGCCGGTCTCCGATAATTGGGTGATGCGGCCGGCGGCCCCGATCGCGCGCAGCGGCGGCCGCGCCCCGGACGGGGCGTCGGCGCCTTCCATCGGCTGGATCATGCCGATGATCCGCTCGCCGCGCATGGCGTCGTCGAACATGGCGAGATAGCGGGGCTCGAAAATGTTCAACGGCAGCTGGCCGCCCGGCAAAAGGACCGCGCCCGCCAGCGGAAAGAGCGGAATCGTCTCCGGCAGGTCGGACGGTCCTGAATAGGTCTTGTTCATCGCCATGGCGGGTCCAATCAGGAAAACAGAAGCGCCGACAATTGCCTTCGCGCCGAGCGCGTGGTCGGGTCGAGCGGTCCCCAGCTGTCGAACAGCTGGAGCAGCAATTTTCGCGCCGCGTCGTCGTTCCAGCCGCGTTCGCGCTTGATAATGTTGAGCAATTCCTGCGCCGCCGCCTCGCGCCGGCCCGCCGCGTTAAGGGCGACGGCGAGGTCGTAGCGCGCCTGATGGTCGGTCGGCGCGTTTTCGACCCGCGCCAGCAGATAAGCCAGGTCCCCGACCGCGCCCGCCTGCTCCTGAAGCGCCAATGCGGCGCGCGCCGCGGCCACCGCCGGCGAACTGTTCTGTTTGGCCGGGACGGCGTCGAGCAGCGCCTTGGCCTCGTCGAGCGCGCCGCGTGCGATCGCAATTCGCGCGAGGCCGGCCAGCGCGCCGGCATGGTCCGGCGCGCTCGTCAGGATCCGGGCGAAAACGCCTTCCGCCGAATCGAGCTCGCCGGCTTCAAGCAGGGCCTGCGCCTCGACGAACAGGGCTTCCGGGTCCTCGGCGGCAGGACCGATGCAGCGATCAATAAAGGCCTTGACCTCGCCCTCCGGCAGGGCGCCCATGAAGGCGTCCAGCATCTGGCCGTTGTGGAACGCGACCACCGCCGGGATCGATTGAATTCCCATCTTCTGGGCGATTTCCGGATTGGCGTCGATATTCATCTTGGCCAGCCGAACCGCGCCGCGCCGCGCCGCTACGACCTTTTCGAGCACTGGCGTGAGCTGCTTGCACGGACCGCACCAAGGCGCCCAGAAATCGACCAGCACCAGGCGGCGCATCGATTCTTCCATGACTTCGGCGCGAAAGTTCTGGAGGCTCACGTCGAGAACGTCCGCCCCGGCGGCGGCGGGGATTTGAGTTTTCTGATCGACTGGCTGCATCGGGCGTCCTGTTCTTCCCGGCGCCCACGGGCGCGTTTCAGCGCTAAAATGGCGGCTTGGCGTCGCTTTCGCAACCGTTTGGGCGGTTTTGCCGCAAGAGACGAGCAATTTTTCGTCGGATGACGGATTCGCGAAAAAGATCGCCGGCCCCCGTTGCAATGTCGCAGGCTTTACGGCATATAGCCCCCACGACGCGGCTCGCGTCGTCCCACGGATGCGGGTGTAGCTCAGGGGTAGAGCACAACCTTGCCAAGGTTGGGGTCGAGGGTTCGAATCCCTTCGCCCGCTCCAGTTTTAATCAGAAAATCAAAGGGTTGGCACGGCGGCTTTTTAGCCGCCGCCTTTGCTTTTATGCTGAGATACCACCGAGCTACCACCGATAAGGCTAGCACCATCGTAGGCAAGGGTGTGATTTTCGCCTTCGGCGACGCCATCTCCGTTCCCAATCTGGAAACATGTAGGCCGCGGAATGCCGCCCTCGATGTTGGAGACGAATCGCGCTTGTCGACCGGGAGGGGAAAGCTTTCCCCTGCGGCCGAGCCTTGATCTCTGCCGACCCCTTCTGCGGGGAGGCCCCCCGCAACGCCCCCCGAAAGGATAGAGTGCGGATCGGGTTTCCGTGACGGGTTGAGTGCCGAGAGAGAGGCTTTCGGCGACCGTCATGGAGGTTTTTCCCATGAACATGCAGATTCTCGACGCCCGCCGCGATCTCAGCGGTGGCTACAAGGTGGATGTCACGCGCGGCGAGCGCGTCGGCCGTGTTTCGTCGGAATGGTTCTCGCGGCCCGACGATGAGCGGTTCCTGTCGCTCGGCGAGTTGGCCCGCTCAGTGCGCGGCCGGGCGGAACGCAGCCGGACTCGCGTGGTGGAAACCGCGCTGATCCATGTCGAGGCAAACCGGAACGATCCCGAGCGGCTGTCGCTGATCCTTCCCGGCGCCGAGGCGCCCGTTGCGCCGACGCACTGGAGCTTCGGCCAGCTGGCGAGCCAGGTCGGGGCGCCCGCCGCCTATCTGCGCCAGCTTCCGGCAGCGCTGGCCGGAATCAATCTGCAATATGGCCTGACCTCGCATCGTGCGGAGCAGATCAAGACGCTGGAAACGGATGGCGGCCGCGTTGAACTGCGCGCAGTCACCGGCCCGGACTATGGCCGCATCTACGATCACGAACTGGTCGAGGCAGTGCAGCGCATCGCCGGCAACGGTACGGGCGACACGCGCTGGAAAGTGCCGGGTGTGCTCGACTGGTCGACGGGCCTTTACAATCCGCGCGTCGACATCTCGAAGGACACGACTACGCTCTATGCCAGCGACCGCGACGTATTCCTCTTTCTCGTCGACGATCTGAACCCCATCGAGGCCGGGCGCCTGCCGGACGGCTCGCCCGACCTGTTCTTCCGAGGATTCTATGCGTGGAACTCGGAGGTCGGCGCCAAGACGCTCGGCATAGCGAGCTTTTATCTGCGCGCCGTGTGCCAGAATCGAAACCTCTGGGGTGTCGAGGATTTCGAGGAAATCACCATCCGCCACAGCAAATATGCCGCTTCGCGCTTCGCCCATGAGGCGGCTCCGGCGCTGCTCAACTTCGCCAATTCTTCGCCCATGCCCTTTATCAACGGCATCAAGGCGGCGCGCGAGCGGATCGTTGCCCGCACCGACGAGGATTGCACCGACTTTCTGCGCCGGCGCGGCTTCTCCAGGGCGGAGACGGGCAAGATCATCGACGCGGTGCTCGCCGAGGAAGGCCGTCCGCCCGAGAGCATCTTTGATTTCGTGCAAGGCATTACGGCCGTCGCGCGCGACAAGCCGCATCAGGACGTCCGCCTCGACATGGAGGCCAAGGCCAAGAAGTTGCTTGATCGCGCCGCCTGAAATCCGCCGAGCCGGGGATGAGGATCTCCGCGTCTCCGGCTTTGCGACTCCTGCACGAATACGAGTGTGATAGCACTTGGCTCAATAGCGAAAGTGCCAAATGCCAACCCGGTTAGCCATTACGTGTCTGTCCTCGCAAGCATTCAATCGCCGAAGCGATGGCTGCCTCGTCAGGTTTGGAGGCCCCCCATTCCTTCCAGAAATCTCGCGTGGCGCTGTCGGGCGGAAGTTTGGGAACGTCGAGCTTGATTCGCGTCGGCAAAAGAACCGCGTCGCCCAACAATAGTGCCTCGCCGGTATCGAGCAGCGGCAAGATGCTGGTCAAGCCCGCGAGAGAGTCCGGCATTAATCGCTTGATGACGCCTTGATCTGTCTCGTTTGTCAGACGCAGTGCTAGGAAGTTGTTGCACTGGCTGAGGATCGTTCTGCTGACATCCGACGGGCGCTGGCTGACCACAAGAAGCGAGAATCCGTACTTGCGGCCTTCCTTCGCGATGCGCTCGAACGAACCGAGCGCTTGGCGCTGCACTGCATTCCGCGTCGTCGCGAACGGGAAGATAAAGGTGAGCCTCATCACATAGGAGCGTAACCGGAGTCCTCGATTCCGCACCCATCCAGAACTGCACATCATAGAGCAACCGGGCCAGTGTACCCGTGACGACAGGAAGAACGTCAGCCGGAACCTCCGAGAAATCGATGACCTTTATTCCTGTTCCATCACCCGACCGTAGCAGCTTGAGGACCTGTGAAGCCAGCCAGTCGTATTTCATCGCAGGGGGTGGCGGCGCGAACATGAATCCGTAGCGACGATCATCCAGCTTCGCTTCGAGACGGGATAGGAAGCGAGTCAGCTTGTCCTCCCATTCACCTTTCACTGGTCCGGTTTTTCCGACTCCTTTTGTCGTATTGTCCGCATTCAAAAGTCCAACCAATTTTTTTAC
This genomic interval from Candidatus Rhodoblastus alkanivorans contains the following:
- the trxA gene encoding thioredoxin — protein: MQPVDQKTQIPAAAGADVLDVSLQNFRAEVMEESMRRLVLVDFWAPWCGPCKQLTPVLEKVVAARRGAVRLAKMNIDANPEIAQKMGIQSIPAVVAFHNGQMLDAFMGALPEGEVKAFIDRCIGPAAEDPEALFVEAQALLEAGELDSAEGVFARILTSAPDHAGALAGLARIAIARGALDEAKALLDAVPAKQNSSPAVAAARAALALQEQAGAVGDLAYLLARVENAPTDHQARYDLAVALNAAGRREAAAQELLNIIKRERGWNDDAARKLLLQLFDSWGPLDPTTRSARRQLSALLFS
- a CDS encoding DUF932 domain-containing protein, which codes for MNMQILDARRDLSGGYKVDVTRGERVGRVSSEWFSRPDDERFLSLGELARSVRGRAERSRTRVVETALIHVEANRNDPERLSLILPGAEAPVAPTHWSFGQLASQVGAPAAYLRQLPAALAGINLQYGLTSHRAEQIKTLETDGGRVELRAVTGPDYGRIYDHELVEAVQRIAGNGTGDTRWKVPGVLDWSTGLYNPRVDISKDTTTLYASDRDVFLFLVDDLNPIEAGRLPDGSPDLFFRGFYAWNSEVGAKTLGIASFYLRAVCQNRNLWGVEDFEEITIRHSKYAASRFAHEAAPALLNFANSSPMPFINGIKAARERIVARTDEDCTDFLRRRGFSRAETGKIIDAVLAEEGRPPESIFDFVQGITAVARDKPHQDVRLDMEAKAKKLLDRAA
- a CDS encoding ATP-binding protein is translated as MPTDLIQGVLIGTFRTIDGDRRNTFKRGADSFPQIDRDCFVIEGGNLQRFMGILGAGFTAGERLKLGTFVADRTAEAIASGDKFFQRHAAILGSTGSGKSWAVALILERAAKLKFPNIIVFDMHGEYAPLANKAAGGFAERFRIAGPGDLEKPGDDTLFLPYWLLNRDEMLSMILDRSDQNAPNQASRFTLHVRSLKGQTLDSESKTGIKKTYTVDSPIPYDVKKLVGLLNADNTTKGVGKTGPVKGEWEDKLTRFLSRLEAKLDDRRYGFMFAPPPPAMKYDWLASQVLKLLRSGDGTGIKVIDFSEVPADVLPVVTGTLARLLYDVQFWMGAESRTPVTLLCDEAHLYLPVRDDAECSAAPSARFVRAHREGRPQVRILASCGQPAPVGCQQNDPQPVQQLPSTASDKRDRSRRHQAINAGLSRGLDQHLAAARYRRGTIVGRRGSFADANQARRSQTSARQRHARFLEGMGGLQT